One window from the genome of Amycolatopsis sp. NBC_01480 encodes:
- the nth gene encoding endonuclease III encodes MKRCLDEVYPDAKAELDFTTPLELLVAVVLSAQTTDVRVNLVTPALFKRYRTAADYAGADRAELEEFLRTTGFFRAKANSVMGLGAALTERFGGEVPGRLEDLVTLPGVGRKTANVVLGNAFDVPGITVDTHFGRLVRRWGWTAEEDPVKVEHAVGELIPRKEWTMLSHRVIFHGRRVCHARKPACGACPLKKDCPSFGAGPTEFEAAAKLVKGQEREHILELAARG; translated from the coding sequence CTGGAACTGCTGGTCGCGGTCGTCCTTTCGGCACAGACCACGGACGTGCGGGTGAACCTGGTCACGCCCGCGCTGTTCAAGCGCTACCGCACCGCCGCCGATTACGCCGGCGCGGACCGGGCCGAGCTGGAGGAATTCCTCCGCACCACCGGGTTCTTCCGCGCGAAGGCCAACTCGGTGATGGGCCTCGGCGCCGCGCTGACCGAGCGCTTCGGCGGCGAGGTGCCCGGCCGGCTGGAGGACCTGGTCACGCTGCCCGGGGTCGGCCGCAAGACCGCGAACGTCGTGCTCGGCAACGCCTTCGACGTGCCGGGGATCACCGTGGACACCCACTTCGGCCGGCTCGTCCGTCGCTGGGGCTGGACCGCGGAGGAGGACCCGGTCAAGGTCGAGCACGCGGTCGGCGAGCTGATCCCGCGCAAGGAGTGGACGATGCTGTCCCACCGCGTGATCTTCCACGGCCGCCGCGTCTGCCACGCCCGCAAGCCCGCCTGCGGCGCCTGCCCGCTGAAGAAGGACTGCCCGTCGTTCGGCGCCGGGCCGACCGAGTTCGAAGCGGCCGCGAAGCTGGTCAAGGGGCAGGAGCGTGAGCACATCCTCGAGCTGGCGGCGCGCGGGTGA